The following are encoded in a window of Kitasatospora fiedleri genomic DNA:
- a CDS encoding ATP-binding protein, producing the protein MSQVPTSHNHLLLADTPNAAGWARRHTRDVLGRWQAPPDLIDTALLIVSELVGNAVQHPGDTKQPERLTSAELAKVQLIGLDLQLRGQAVLVQVADHDKRPPVPQNVDTDAEGGRGLFLVEHMSSQWGYYHPSTGSKIVWAEVRPSSPPKPQPATAEPPPSNRAARSRPFKPMANEQLPVGDPNLMGRVLVGLRRI; encoded by the coding sequence ATGTCGCAAGTCCCCACCTCGCACAACCACCTGCTGCTGGCCGACACTCCCAATGCGGCCGGCTGGGCAAGGCGTCACACCCGTGACGTGCTGGGCCGCTGGCAGGCGCCTCCCGACCTGATCGACACCGCGCTGCTGATCGTCTCGGAGCTGGTCGGCAACGCGGTCCAGCACCCGGGCGACACCAAGCAGCCCGAACGGCTGACCTCCGCCGAGCTGGCCAAGGTGCAGCTGATCGGCCTCGACCTCCAGCTGCGCGGCCAGGCCGTGCTGGTGCAGGTCGCCGACCACGACAAGCGACCGCCCGTGCCGCAGAACGTCGACACCGACGCCGAGGGCGGACGCGGCCTGTTCCTGGTCGAGCACATGAGCAGCCAGTGGGGCTACTACCACCCGTCGACCGGTAGCAAGATCGTCTGGGCTGAAGTGCGCCCGAGCAGCCCGCCGAAGCCGCAGCCGGCGACCGCAGAGCCTCCGCCATCCAACCGCGCAGCCCGTTCCCGGCCGTTCAAGCCCATGGCCAACGAACAACTCCCCGTTGGCGACCCGAACTTGATGGGTCGAGTGTTGGTGGGGCTCCGCAGGATCTGA
- a CDS encoding radical SAM protein, whose protein sequence is MNGTDQRFHVIVLSNFARGFDKYALAYGKAGIPESTYPDRFHLLTRAELGIGTAKAGRLLARLAVPGDRLLVLETAVDPDELRPNQVTGLGAELHRDRIRLSAVHELDPAPGGNPPSGEPFVLRPTTVEDAMAASLRLNPDLADYADLRPRSVSVLPVAAACQAKCAFCFSAASISSDQPPARVPWDTVASWLARGRAAGAERAVITGGGEPTLLPFDQQLRLVSACAAAFPKTVLITNAHTLAGLDPATRADRLAALAAAGLSVLAVSRHHQDDATSERLMALRTPVGEVADTWRAGRDRWPGLRMRLICVLQHGGVADPAGVAAYLSWAAAHGVEEVCFKELYVSTSTESLYHDHAANRWSRDHQVSLSVVTRFAEQHGFTETGRLPWGAPVLDGRWDGRPMRIAAYTEPSLLWERTHATVRSWNVLADGRCYASLEDRASEIHPAPEGAAA, encoded by the coding sequence ATGAACGGCACCGACCAGCGCTTCCACGTCATCGTGCTGTCGAACTTCGCCCGGGGCTTCGACAAGTACGCGCTCGCCTACGGCAAGGCGGGAATCCCGGAGAGCACCTACCCGGACCGGTTCCACCTGCTGACCCGCGCGGAGCTGGGCATCGGCACCGCCAAGGCGGGCCGCCTGCTGGCGCGGCTGGCCGTCCCCGGCGACCGGCTGCTGGTGCTGGAGACCGCGGTCGACCCCGACGAACTGCGCCCCAACCAGGTCACCGGCCTCGGCGCGGAGCTGCACCGGGACCGCATCCGGCTGTCGGCCGTCCACGAACTCGACCCGGCCCCGGGCGGGAACCCGCCGTCCGGCGAGCCGTTCGTCCTGCGCCCGACCACCGTCGAGGACGCGATGGCCGCCTCGCTGCGCCTCAACCCGGACCTGGCCGACTACGCCGACCTGCGGCCGCGCTCGGTCTCGGTCCTGCCGGTCGCCGCCGCCTGCCAGGCCAAGTGCGCGTTCTGCTTCTCCGCCGCCTCGATCTCCAGCGACCAGCCACCGGCCCGCGTCCCGTGGGACACGGTCGCCTCCTGGCTGGCGCGCGGCCGCGCGGCGGGCGCCGAACGGGCGGTGATCACCGGCGGCGGGGAGCCCACGCTGCTGCCGTTCGACCAGCAGCTGCGGCTGGTGTCCGCCTGCGCCGCCGCCTTCCCCAAGACCGTCCTGATCACCAACGCGCACACCCTGGCCGGGCTCGACCCCGCCACCCGGGCCGACCGGCTGGCCGCCCTGGCCGCCGCGGGCCTGAGCGTGCTGGCCGTCTCCCGGCACCACCAGGACGACGCCACCAGCGAACGCCTGATGGCGCTGCGCACGCCGGTGGGCGAGGTGGCCGACACCTGGCGCGCCGGACGGGACCGCTGGCCCGGGCTGCGGATGCGGCTGATCTGCGTGCTCCAGCACGGCGGTGTCGCCGACCCGGCGGGCGTCGCCGCCTACCTCTCCTGGGCCGCCGCCCACGGCGTAGAGGAGGTCTGCTTCAAGGAGCTCTACGTCTCCACCAGCACCGAGTCGCTCTACCACGACCACGCCGCCAACCGCTGGAGCCGCGACCACCAGGTGTCGCTGTCCGTCGTCACCCGGTTCGCCGAGCAGCACGGCTTCACCGAGACCGGCCGACTGCCCTGGGGCGCGCCGGTCCTCGACGGCCGCTGGGACGGCCGCCCGATGCGGATCGCCGCCTACACCGAGCCCAGCCTGCTCTGGGAACGCACCCACGCCACCGTCCGCAGCTGGAACGTCCTGGCCGACGGGCGCTGCTACGCCTCCCTGGAGGACCGGGCCAGCGAGATCCACCCGGCACCCGAGGGGGCGGCGGCATGA
- a CDS encoding recombinase family protein codes for MLRAVVGVRVSVVKGAEKVSHLVQKEAGQRYADRSGWEVVGYFQDLDVSAEVRPFDRPDLGPWLGEKAGLWDAMIFSKVDRVFRSAKDCADVAHWAEANRKILVFSDDGIVLNFRDEGKDSMSAMMSKVFLMLASLFAEMELKRTRDRVLGAHRFLRKTVRWPGGYAPYGYEVVDHPEGGKTLSLEPHTAGVAREMAEWYIAGWSFREIAGELNRRNEPTNLVRHLRAQGKTETSKGKSVDGIEWATSVVADLLRTPSLRGYKLHRGKETRGADGLPIRIADPVFDRELWARLEPALAARSTKKTRTFSTSALLGVAFCDACNGPLYQKNAPKKSSGKVYSYYHCPSGSAKGRANCGTSQPSQQLEDLIEETFIAKAGDKHVPVRRYIPGEDHSEDLAVVKRAIKGLREEKDEGLIVGREDEDEWKERMRALLHRREELEALPQRPAQWILEDSDETYATAWQGRDTAGRRQLLLDSGIRLIVKPGPALQARVEVPEDLAARLRDAVTRSGLIPYEDGGLPSSRAERADTSG; via the coding sequence ATGCTCAGAGCCGTTGTCGGTGTACGCGTCAGCGTGGTCAAGGGGGCCGAGAAGGTCTCGCACCTGGTGCAGAAGGAGGCTGGCCAACGCTACGCCGACCGGTCGGGCTGGGAGGTCGTCGGCTACTTCCAGGACCTGGACGTATCGGCCGAGGTCCGGCCTTTCGACCGTCCCGACCTCGGTCCATGGCTGGGGGAGAAGGCAGGCCTGTGGGACGCGATGATCTTCTCGAAGGTGGACCGCGTCTTCCGGTCGGCGAAGGACTGCGCGGACGTGGCGCACTGGGCGGAGGCCAACCGCAAGATCCTCGTCTTCTCGGACGACGGCATCGTCCTGAACTTCCGGGACGAGGGCAAGGACTCGATGTCAGCGATGATGAGCAAAGTCTTCCTGATGCTCGCCTCGCTCTTCGCGGAGATGGAGCTCAAGCGGACGAGGGACCGGGTCCTCGGCGCCCACCGGTTCCTGCGGAAGACGGTGCGCTGGCCGGGCGGATATGCGCCCTACGGGTACGAGGTGGTGGATCACCCGGAAGGCGGAAAGACCCTGAGTCTGGAGCCGCACACGGCCGGGGTGGCGCGCGAGATGGCCGAGTGGTACATCGCCGGCTGGTCGTTCCGCGAAATCGCGGGGGAGCTGAATCGCCGCAACGAGCCGACCAACCTGGTCCGCCATCTGAGGGCACAGGGAAAGACCGAGACCTCGAAGGGGAAGAGCGTCGACGGGATCGAGTGGGCAACCAGCGTCGTCGCCGACCTGCTCAGGACTCCGTCGCTGCGTGGGTACAAACTCCACCGTGGCAAGGAGACCCGCGGTGCCGACGGGCTGCCGATCAGGATCGCCGACCCGGTCTTCGACCGAGAGCTGTGGGCCAGGCTGGAGCCCGCGCTCGCGGCCAGATCCACGAAGAAGACTCGGACCTTTTCCACGTCAGCGCTGCTCGGCGTCGCCTTCTGCGACGCGTGCAACGGGCCGCTCTACCAGAAGAACGCTCCGAAGAAGTCGAGCGGCAAGGTCTACAGCTACTACCACTGCCCGAGCGGGAGCGCGAAGGGGAGGGCGAACTGCGGAACGTCGCAGCCCTCCCAGCAACTGGAGGACCTGATTGAGGAGACCTTCATTGCGAAGGCCGGTGACAAGCACGTTCCAGTGCGCCGGTACATCCCGGGGGAGGACCACTCGGAGGATCTGGCCGTGGTCAAGCGGGCGATCAAGGGCCTGCGGGAGGAGAAGGACGAAGGCCTGATCGTCGGTCGCGAGGACGAGGACGAGTGGAAGGAACGCATGCGGGCGCTGCTCCACCGGCGAGAGGAGCTCGAAGCTCTGCCGCAGCGGCCGGCGCAGTGGATTCTGGAGGACTCCGACGAAACGTACGCGACGGCTTGGCAAGGCCGGGACACCGCCGGGCGTCGGCAGCTTCTCCTGGACAGCGGGATCAGGCTGATAGTCAAGCCCGGACCTGCTCTCCAAGCCCGGGTCGAGGTGCCGGAGGATCTGGCAGCACGCCTCAGGGATGCGGTCACTCGGAGTGGATTGATTCCGTATGAGGACGGCGGACTGCCTTCCTCCCGAGCTGAGAGGGCCGACACGTCCGGCTGA
- a CDS encoding IS5 family transposase (programmed frameshift), whose amino-acid sequence MTIVERLVPDELWELFQRVVPPAPTRPQGGGRRRHGDREVLAAIVFVASSGCTWAQLPPCFGPSGPTAHRRFTEWTAARVWAKLYRLVLDELGARGELDWSRCAVDSVNMRALKKGDLMGPNPVDRGKFGSKIHLLTERTGLPLSLAISGANLHDSQALIPLVEAIPPIRSRRGPRRRRPGKLHGDKAYDHRFIRSYLRRRQITHRIARRGIESSTRLGRHRWVIERTVARLGGYRRLHRRYERKSTHFAAFATIAATLICHRRLLTQMR is encoded by the exons ATGACGATCGTGGAGCGCCTGGTGCCGGATGAGTTGTGGGAGTTGTTCCAGCGGGTGGTGCCGCCGGCGCCGACGCGCCCGCAGGGCGGTGGCCGACGTCGCCACGGGGACCGGGAGGTGCTGGCCGCGATCGTGTTCGTGGCGTCCTCGGGCTGCACGTGGGCCCAGCTTCCGCCTTGTTTCGGGCCGTCCGGGCCGACCGCGCACCGCCGGTTCACGGAGTGGACCGCGGCCCGGGTGTGGGCCAAGCTCTACCGCCTGGTCCTGGACGAACTCGGCGCCCGCGGCGAGCTGGACTGGTCGCGGTGCGCGGTGGACTCGGTGAACATGCGGGCCCTGAAAA AAGGGGATCTGATGGGTCCGAATCCTGTCGATCGGGGCAAGTTCGGGTCGAAGATCCACCTGCTCACCGAACGCACCGGCCTGCCCCTCTCGCTCGCGATCTCCGGCGCCAACCTGCACGACAGCCAGGCACTGATCCCGCTCGTCGAGGCGATCCCGCCGATCCGCTCACGCCGCGGACCGCGTCGCCGCCGACCCGGCAAGCTCCACGGCGACAAAGCCTACGACCACCGCTTCATCCGCTCCTACCTGCGACGACGGCAGATCACCCACCGCATCGCCCGCCGCGGCATCGAATCCTCGACCCGTCTCGGCCGACACCGCTGGGTGATCGAGCGCACCGTCGCCCGGCTCGGCGGATATCGACGACTCCACCGCCGCTACGAACGCAAGAGCACCCACTTCGCCGCCTTCGCCACCATCGCCGCCACCCTCATCTGCCACCGCAGGCTTCTCACCCAAATGAGATGA
- a CDS encoding class I SAM-dependent methyltransferase — translation MKPLQDLAVYDDADFYDREFATRTHDVPFFLDRAVRAGGPVLEVACGTGRLTLPIARAGVDITGLDVMPSMLARARRRSAAEHLPVTWLEQDCRDIRTDRRFALVFSATNAMQHLHDLDSVLAFLTSARDVLRPDGTLLLDVFNPAPAKLSRLPDAPYHHKSVTDLDGTALDVRAATGYDAATQVLHFTLDYLREGERVRTKKVSMRCFFPEELLALCRLAGLDVTDRHGDYDASPFTSTSPKQILLCRPAPRR, via the coding sequence ATGAAACCGCTGCAGGACCTGGCCGTCTACGACGACGCCGACTTCTACGACCGGGAGTTCGCCACCCGCACCCACGACGTCCCGTTCTTCCTCGACCGGGCCGTCCGGGCCGGCGGCCCGGTCCTCGAAGTGGCCTGCGGCACCGGCCGCCTCACCCTCCCGATCGCCCGCGCGGGCGTCGACATCACCGGCCTCGACGTCATGCCCTCGATGCTCGCCCGGGCCCGCCGCCGCTCCGCCGCCGAGCACCTGCCCGTCACCTGGCTCGAACAGGACTGCCGCGACATCCGCACCGACCGCCGCTTCGCCCTGGTCTTCTCGGCCACCAACGCGATGCAGCACCTGCACGACCTGGACTCCGTCCTCGCCTTCCTCACCTCGGCCCGCGACGTCCTGCGCCCGGACGGCACCCTGCTCCTGGACGTCTTCAACCCGGCCCCAGCCAAGCTCTCCCGGCTCCCCGACGCCCCCTACCACCACAAGTCCGTCACGGACCTGGACGGCACCGCACTCGACGTCCGCGCCGCCACCGGCTACGACGCCGCCACCCAGGTCCTGCACTTCACCCTCGACTACCTGCGCGAGGGCGAGCGCGTCCGCACCAAGAAGGTCAGCATGCGCTGCTTCTTCCCCGAGGAACTGCTCGCCCTCTGCCGCCTGGCCGGCCTCGACGTCACCGACCGCCACGGCGACTACGACGCGTCCCCGTTCACCAGCACCTCGCCCAAGCAGATCCTGCTCTGCCGCCCGGCCCCCCGCCGCTGA
- a CDS encoding carbohydrate binding domain-containing protein produces MIRASKAVRPTALAATGLLLAVAAATVQPHPAAAAATLQSQTAAAPAAATPKRVLFDNTKGETAGNADWIISTSQPDPLAQNANPATETSWTGALSAWGVALQKAGGYSLKTLPAGNTISYGTGGALDLANFDAFVLPEPNVRLGDAEKTAVMKFVQNGGGLFLISDHTQSDRNNDGWDSPKIINDLLTTNSVDSTDPFGFSVDLLNLTTDNPRAITDTTDPVLNGPFGKVTGSIIRNGTTFTLKPADNPNVKGLLYRTGYSGSTGAAFATSTFGSGRVAIWGDSSPIDDGTGQSGNTLYDGWNDPAGTDAALALNTTAWLAKSTGTGTGGGGTGCPAAQLITNPGFETGSTAGWTETNSDGTSTVNSGNGEPARTGGYDAWLDGNGATTTDTLSQTVTLPTGCAGYRLSFWLHIDSAASTTTAFDTLTVTANGTTLAGYDNTKAAAGYQQRTFDLAAYAGRSVTLKFTGAEDYTKQTSFVLDDITVDVS; encoded by the coding sequence ATGATCAGGGCTTCCAAGGCCGTCCGCCCGACCGCCCTCGCCGCGACCGGCCTGCTGCTCGCCGTCGCCGCCGCGACCGTCCAGCCGCACCCCGCCGCGGCAGCCGCCACCCTCCAGTCCCAGACCGCCGCCGCGCCCGCCGCCGCCACCCCCAAGCGGGTGCTGTTCGACAACACCAAGGGCGAGACCGCGGGCAACGCCGACTGGATCATCTCCACCAGCCAGCCCGACCCGCTCGCCCAGAACGCCAACCCCGCCACCGAGACCTCCTGGACCGGCGCCCTCTCCGCCTGGGGCGTCGCCCTGCAGAAGGCCGGCGGCTACAGCCTGAAGACCCTCCCGGCGGGCAACACCATCAGCTACGGCACCGGCGGCGCGCTCGACCTCGCCAACTTCGACGCGTTCGTGCTGCCCGAGCCCAACGTCCGGCTCGGCGACGCCGAGAAGACCGCGGTGATGAAGTTCGTGCAGAACGGCGGCGGCCTGTTCCTGATCTCCGACCACACCCAGAGCGACCGCAACAACGACGGCTGGGACTCCCCGAAGATCATCAACGACCTGCTGACCACCAACAGCGTCGACAGCACCGACCCGTTCGGCTTCTCCGTCGACCTGCTCAACCTCACCACCGACAACCCGCGCGCGATCACCGACACCACCGACCCGGTGCTGAACGGCCCGTTCGGCAAGGTCACCGGCTCGATCATCCGCAACGGCACCACCTTCACCCTCAAGCCCGCCGACAACCCGAACGTCAAGGGCCTGCTCTACCGCACCGGCTACAGCGGCAGCACCGGCGCCGCCTTCGCCACCTCCACCTTCGGCAGCGGCCGGGTCGCCATCTGGGGCGACTCCTCCCCGATCGACGACGGCACCGGCCAGTCCGGCAACACCCTCTACGACGGCTGGAACGACCCGGCCGGCACCGACGCCGCCCTCGCCCTGAACACCACCGCCTGGCTCGCCAAGAGCACCGGCACCGGCACCGGTGGTGGCGGCACCGGCTGCCCCGCCGCCCAACTGATCACCAACCCCGGCTTCGAGACCGGCTCCACCGCCGGCTGGACCGAGACCAACAGCGACGGCACCAGCACCGTCAACTCCGGCAACGGCGAGCCCGCCCGCACCGGCGGCTACGACGCCTGGCTCGACGGCAACGGAGCCACCACCACCGACACGCTGTCCCAGACCGTCACCCTGCCGACCGGATGCGCCGGCTACCGGCTGAGCTTCTGGTTGCACATCGACAGCGCCGCCTCCACCACCACCGCCTTCGACACCCTCACCGTCACCGCCAACGGCACCACCCTGGCCGGCTACGACAACACCAAGGCCGCCGCCGGCTACCAGCAGCGCACCTTCGACCTCGCCGCCTACGCGGGCCGGAGCGTGACGCTGAAGTTCACCGGCGCCGAGGACTACACCAAGCAGACCTCGTTCGTCCTCGACGACATCACCGTCGACGTCTCCTGA
- a CDS encoding aminotransferase class I/II-fold pyridoxal phosphate-dependent enzyme, with the protein MRSDGTRSDAFQGFQEFQQFRQERLAADPSLLDAAETNVYRALAPLRPAPPEDADTRTVYRCDLARTWLRRYDLPQEWSRRAMVGRGVRHGLDLLFPRLRARRARLWLPADVYPVYFDLARAAGLAPDPYPTLPAPVLPRSAPEGDRPEYLLLANPSKPLGRHLTDPECAELTAWLERSPHRRLLIDAVYDLGTPFAPGTRRLLETGRAILLHSVTKGWLRPRTFGIVLLGPDEPELADAFRADPPSPAQLALAESLLTDHADTPRQVAAALDARAERLFARLPDAVRAAVPTASRTSPGNYFFPVDTPAETLRRDHGLLALPATAFGETRWPGSVLTSLADAFGPTPEATR; encoded by the coding sequence ATGAGGTCCGACGGCACGAGGTCCGACGCCTTCCAGGGGTTCCAGGAGTTCCAGCAGTTCCGGCAGGAGCGGCTCGCCGCCGACCCGTCCCTGCTGGACGCCGCCGAGACCAACGTCTACCGGGCGCTCGCCCCGCTGCGCCCCGCGCCGCCCGAGGACGCCGACACCCGGACGGTGTACCGCTGCGACCTCGCCCGCACCTGGCTGCGCCGGTACGACCTGCCGCAGGAGTGGTCCCGCCGCGCCATGGTCGGCCGCGGCGTCCGGCACGGGCTCGACCTGCTCTTCCCCCGGCTGCGCGCCCGGCGGGCCCGGCTCTGGCTGCCCGCCGACGTCTACCCGGTCTACTTCGACCTGGCCCGCGCCGCCGGCCTCGCCCCCGACCCCTACCCGACCCTGCCCGCCCCCGTCCTGCCGCGGTCCGCACCGGAGGGCGACCGCCCCGAGTACCTGCTGCTCGCCAACCCCAGCAAGCCGCTCGGCCGCCACCTCACCGACCCCGAGTGCGCCGAACTGACCGCCTGGCTGGAGCGGTCGCCGCACCGCCGCCTGCTGATCGACGCCGTCTACGACCTGGGCACCCCGTTCGCCCCCGGCACCCGGCGCCTGCTGGAGACCGGCCGGGCGATCCTGCTGCACTCCGTCACCAAGGGCTGGCTCCGGCCCCGCACCTTCGGCATCGTCCTGCTCGGCCCCGACGAGCCCGAACTCGCCGACGCCTTCCGGGCCGACCCGCCCAGCCCCGCCCAACTGGCGCTCGCCGAAAGCCTGTTGACCGACCACGCCGACACCCCCCGGCAGGTCGCCGCCGCCCTGGACGCCCGCGCCGAACGGCTCTTCGCCCGGCTCCCGGACGCGGTCCGCGCCGCGGTCCCCACCGCCAGCCGCACCAGCCCGGGCAACTACTTCTTCCCCGTCGACACCCCGGCCGAGACCCTCCGCCGCGACCACGGCCTGCTCGCCCTCCCGGCCACCGCCTTCGGCGAGACCCGCTGGCCCGGCTCCGTCCTGACCAGCCTGGCCGACGCGTTCGGCCCCACCCCGGAGGCCACCCGATGA
- a CDS encoding ATP-dependent DNA helicase — protein MTSKPVEIPTLAAAVITAVGEERAVWTVWNLRAHAERLARAEHPTTDAAEHQQLVEAIVTEAVSPAHSIRVDAPALLDELEELRRANGDSVFVRHASTRYTSTTVLDAERRLVDAALTPVDEGLNPAFVGAAIDGFEARNRALDEGQRALVTAFATDTRLVSLGLGPAGSGKTTAMQAYVHVANQAGQRVVPLATSAAAAAVLARDLGQPAENLHKFLWEYTGGVYAGRLQTGQQVPESRAGFVLNPGDVVLVDEAGMAGTLNLHNLVRIAADRGASVRLLGDYRQLGSVEAGGALRLIAAEAGAVELTTLHRFSNKAEAAATLKIRVGDSTGLDFYLAHQRVVSGSRTAMVEAAYEGWKTDMLDGRTTLISARTGTDVTALSARAREDRVAAGQVETDGVLLRDGNRAGRGDWIVTRENNRKITTNRGADFVKNGDAWQVLKRYEDGSLKVCHLEHRGRLTLPAEYVAADVQLLYASTITRSQGGTVDTAHPLVTDDTTREELYVQLSRARHTTTLYTATHELLPFDTDEQLDKPKNDPDSFAAREVLERVLGREGAQLSATETIRSAQEDAVSLATLVPRHQHAVETLTAPTTTS, from the coding sequence ATGACTTCTAAGCCGGTCGAGATCCCTACCCTGGCCGCCGCCGTGATCACCGCCGTCGGCGAGGAGCGCGCGGTGTGGACGGTGTGGAACCTGCGCGCCCACGCCGAGCGCCTGGCCCGCGCCGAGCACCCCACCACCGACGCCGCCGAGCACCAACAGCTGGTCGAAGCGATCGTCACCGAGGCCGTCTCCCCGGCCCACAGCATCCGCGTCGACGCCCCCGCGCTGCTGGACGAGCTCGAGGAACTGCGCCGCGCCAACGGCGACTCCGTGTTCGTCCGGCACGCCTCCACCCGCTACACCAGCACCACCGTCCTGGACGCCGAGCGCCGCCTGGTCGACGCCGCCCTCACCCCCGTCGACGAGGGCCTGAACCCGGCCTTCGTCGGCGCCGCGATCGACGGCTTCGAGGCCCGAAACCGCGCCCTGGACGAGGGCCAGCGCGCCCTCGTCACCGCGTTCGCCACCGACACCCGGCTGGTCTCCCTCGGCCTCGGCCCGGCCGGCTCCGGCAAGACCACCGCGATGCAGGCGTACGTCCACGTCGCCAACCAGGCCGGTCAACGCGTCGTCCCGCTCGCCACCTCCGCCGCGGCCGCCGCCGTCCTCGCCCGCGACCTGGGCCAGCCCGCCGAGAACCTGCACAAGTTCCTCTGGGAGTACACCGGCGGCGTCTACGCCGGGCGCCTCCAGACCGGCCAGCAGGTGCCCGAGAGCCGGGCCGGCTTCGTGCTGAACCCGGGTGACGTCGTCTTGGTGGACGAGGCCGGAATGGCGGGCACCCTCAACCTCCACAACCTCGTCCGCATCGCCGCCGATCGCGGCGCGAGCGTGCGCCTGCTCGGCGACTACCGCCAGCTCGGCAGCGTCGAAGCGGGCGGCGCGCTGCGGCTGATCGCCGCCGAAGCCGGCGCTGTCGAACTCACCACCCTCCACCGCTTCAGCAACAAGGCCGAGGCCGCCGCCACCCTCAAGATCCGCGTCGGCGACAGCACCGGGCTGGACTTCTACCTCGCCCACCAGCGGGTGGTCAGCGGCTCGCGCACCGCCATGGTCGAAGCCGCCTACGAGGGCTGGAAGACCGACATGCTCGACGGCCGCACCACCCTGATCAGCGCCCGCACCGGCACCGACGTCACCGCGCTGTCCGCCCGCGCACGCGAGGACCGCGTGGCCGCGGGCCAGGTGGAGACCGACGGCGTCCTGCTGCGCGACGGTAACCGCGCGGGCCGCGGCGACTGGATCGTCACCCGCGAGAACAACCGCAAGATCACCACCAACCGGGGCGCGGACTTCGTCAAGAACGGCGACGCCTGGCAGGTCCTCAAGCGCTATGAGGACGGCTCGCTCAAGGTCTGCCACCTGGAGCACCGCGGACGCCTCACCCTGCCCGCCGAGTACGTCGCCGCCGACGTCCAGCTGCTCTACGCCTCCACCATCACCCGCTCCCAGGGCGGCACCGTCGACACCGCCCACCCCCTGGTCACCGACGACACAACCCGCGAGGAGCTGTACGTCCAGCTCAGCCGCGCCCGCCACACCACCACCCTCTACACCGCCACCCACGAGCTGCTGCCGTTCGACACCGACGAGCAGCTCGACAAGCCCAAGAACGACCCCGACTCCTTCGCCGCCCGCGAGGTGCTGGAGCGCGTCCTGGGCCGCGAAGGCGCACAGCTCTCCGCCACCGAGACCATCCGCAGTGCCCAGGAGGACGCCGTCTCCCTGGCCACCTTGGTACCCCGGCACCAGCACGCCGTCGAGACGCTTACTGCCCCTACTACCACCAGCTGA